One window of the Pristiophorus japonicus isolate sPriJap1 chromosome 23, sPriJap1.hap1, whole genome shotgun sequence genome contains the following:
- the LOC139235631 gene encoding zinc finger protein 436-like: MASHKDTRTMEKPWKCGDCGKGFRSPSELEIHRRIHTGERPFTCSVCGKGFTQSSPLQSHQRVHTGERPFTCSTCGKGFTQSSHLQSHQRVHTGERPFTCSECGKGFTHSSTLLTHMQVHNGERPFTCSECGKGFFRSSDLLGHQRVHMGESPFTCSECGKGFFRSSDLLRHQRVHTGERPFTCSECGKGFTQPSHLLTHQGVHTVERPFTCSECGKGFFRSSDLLGHQRVHMGESPFTCSECGKGFFRSSHLLRHQRVHTGERPFTCSECGKGFTRSSTLLRHQRVHN; this comes from the coding sequence atggcgagtcacaaggatacccgcaccatggagaaaccgtggaaatgtggggactgtgggaagggattcaggtcgccatcagaactggaaattcatcgacgcattcacactggggagaggccgttcacctgctccgtgtgtgggaaaggattcactcagtcatcccccctgcagtcacaccagcgagttcacactggggagaggccattcacatgctctacgtgtgggaagggattcactcagtcatcccacctgcagtcacaccagcgagttcacactggggagaggccattcacctgctccgagtgtgggaagggattcactcactcatccaccctgctgacacacatgcaagttcacaatggggagaggccattcacctgctccgagtgtgggaagggattctttcggtcatccgacctgctgggacaccagcgagttcacatgggggagagtccgttcacctgctctgagtgtggaaagggattctttcggtcatctgacctgctgagacaccagcgagttcacactggggagaggccgttcacctgctccgagtgtgggaagggattcactcagccatcccacctgctgacacaccagggagttcacactgtggagagaccattcacctgctctgagtgtggaaagggattctttcgttcatccgacctgctgggacaccagcgagttcacatgggggagagtccgttcacctgctctgagtgtgggaagggattctttcgGTCATCCCACctcctgagacaccagcgagttcacactggggagaggccattcacctgctctgagtgtgggaagggattcactcggtcatccaccctgctgagacaccagcgagttcacaactga